A region of Myxococcus stipitatus DSM 14675 DNA encodes the following proteins:
- a CDS encoding FHA domain-containing protein, with amino-acid sequence MEAMEYCPRCDTENPRDATVCRACGSPLRSGTMVMAVASLSSRPQVSIRVVRADGGPESVVRMLRDTLTCGQQGEIPLPDDPFIMPVQMRFFFSGSRLAVEDVGGANGVFVRLRQEREVSPGGELRLGRQRLVLEPIPTATQGPGGTQVWGSPDPGYRLRLIQILEGGLRGAAYPLREGDNLLGREQGDLTFPTDGFVSGRHAVLQVRQDRLTVRDVGSSNGTFIRLAGPTFVDNGDHYLIGRQLLRVEIQAPLA; translated from the coding sequence ATGGAAGCGATGGAATACTGCCCCCGCTGCGACACCGAGAACCCCCGGGATGCCACTGTCTGCCGAGCGTGCGGCTCGCCGCTGCGCTCCGGGACGATGGTCATGGCCGTGGCCAGCCTGTCCTCGCGCCCCCAGGTCTCCATCCGCGTCGTGCGGGCGGACGGGGGGCCCGAGTCCGTCGTCCGCATGCTGCGCGACACCCTCACCTGCGGCCAGCAGGGGGAGATCCCGCTCCCGGATGACCCCTTCATCATGCCCGTCCAGATGCGCTTCTTCTTCTCCGGCTCCCGGCTGGCCGTGGAGGACGTGGGCGGCGCCAACGGCGTCTTCGTCCGCCTGCGCCAGGAGCGGGAGGTCTCCCCCGGAGGCGAGCTGCGCCTGGGACGCCAGCGGCTGGTGCTGGAGCCCATCCCCACCGCCACCCAGGGCCCTGGCGGCACCCAGGTCTGGGGCTCGCCGGATCCCGGCTACCGCCTGAGGCTCATCCAGATTCTGGAGGGAGGACTTCGGGGCGCGGCCTATCCGCTGCGCGAGGGCGACAACCTGCTGGGACGCGAGCAGGGCGACCTCACCTTCCCCACCGACGGCTTCGTCTCCGGCCGCCATGCGGTGCTGCAGGTTCGCCAGGACCGGCTGACGGTGCGGGACGTGGGTTCGTCCAACGGCACCTTCATTCGGCTGGCGGGGCCGACCTTCGTCGACAACGGCGACCACTACCTCATCGGCCGTCAGTTGCTTCGCGTGGAGATTCAGGCGCCGCTGGCTTGA
- a CDS encoding serine/threonine-protein kinase, whose product MHCPSCGADAQESSRFCPACGATLVRTPDADDYVGMTIAQKYRVEALIGEGGMGKVFRARQISLDKVVVLKVLRHTLLSDERTVARFQREAKAASRLNHRNSISVLDFGQAEDGALFIAMEYVAGQDLHQILSREWPLGEGRVVRIVSQVLGALSDAHGAGVIHRDLKPENIMVEQRRNEPDFVKVLDFGIAKITDSTDDGPALTRAGFVCGTPEYMSPEQARGATLDHRSDLYAVGVILYQLMTGLLPFESDSAVGFATKHLTEEPPPPTRRRPEARISPAMERLILRTLSKSPDDRPANAEAFRAELMAVDKERRRSDAPPRRQQGPAVLAPLPRKSTARNDDNRDSSTAPNWGGEVTVEATVRALPDVLAPLPTSADAISVTREKTDSIVPTQPGVGSGGLALFFKSLTVVLLIAGAGISAATFFDLWPGKGDVVSPFNPGARNTTGRTGAADPGNSELPLYEQLIPSQRRNIEESRKHAQAGDNALERNDTSLARAKYLDAFALNPDPELALKLGELYWYQGEQEEARGWWSRHLRDVTDSKARAHIEQLMSGSVARPSSP is encoded by the coding sequence TTGCACTGCCCCTCCTGCGGCGCTGACGCCCAAGAATCCTCCCGTTTCTGCCCGGCATGCGGCGCGACCCTCGTGCGCACGCCGGATGCTGACGACTACGTCGGCATGACGATTGCCCAGAAATACCGGGTCGAAGCCCTCATTGGCGAGGGCGGCATGGGCAAGGTGTTCCGCGCCCGGCAGATATCGCTCGACAAGGTCGTGGTGCTGAAGGTGCTCCGGCACACGCTCCTGTCCGACGAGCGCACCGTGGCGCGCTTCCAGCGCGAGGCCAAGGCCGCCAGCCGCCTCAACCACCGCAACTCCATCAGCGTGCTGGACTTCGGTCAGGCCGAGGACGGCGCGCTCTTCATCGCCATGGAGTACGTGGCGGGGCAGGACCTGCACCAGATTCTCAGCCGCGAGTGGCCCCTCGGCGAGGGGCGCGTGGTGCGCATCGTGAGCCAGGTGCTCGGCGCGCTCTCGGATGCACATGGCGCGGGCGTCATCCACCGGGACCTGAAGCCCGAGAACATCATGGTGGAGCAGCGCCGCAACGAGCCTGACTTCGTCAAGGTGCTCGACTTCGGCATCGCGAAGATCACCGACTCCACGGACGATGGGCCGGCGCTCACCCGCGCGGGCTTCGTCTGCGGCACGCCCGAGTACATGTCGCCGGAGCAGGCGCGGGGCGCGACGCTGGACCACCGCTCGGACCTGTACGCGGTGGGCGTCATCCTCTACCAGCTCATGACGGGGCTCCTGCCGTTCGAGTCGGACTCGGCGGTGGGCTTCGCCACCAAGCACCTCACCGAGGAGCCGCCGCCTCCCACGCGGCGCCGCCCCGAGGCGCGCATCTCCCCGGCCATGGAGCGGCTCATCCTCCGCACGCTCTCGAAGAGCCCGGATGACCGGCCCGCCAACGCGGAGGCGTTCCGGGCGGAGCTGATGGCGGTGGACAAGGAGCGCCGCCGCTCGGATGCGCCGCCGCGTCGTCAGCAAGGGCCGGCCGTGCTGGCGCCGCTGCCTCGGAAGTCGACGGCGCGCAACGATGACAACCGGGACTCGTCCACGGCGCCGAACTGGGGAGGCGAGGTGACGGTGGAGGCGACGGTCCGCGCGCTCCCGGACGTGCTCGCGCCGCTGCCCACCAGCGCCGACGCCATCTCCGTGACGCGCGAGAAGACGGACTCCATCGTCCCCACCCAGCCCGGTGTCGGGAGCGGGGGACTGGCGCTCTTCTTCAAGTCGCTCACGGTGGTGTTGTTGATCGCAGGGGCCGGCATCTCCGCGGCGACCTTCTTCGACCTCTGGCCAGGGAAGGGTGACGTCGTGTCACCTTTCAACCCGGGGGCGCGCAACACCACGGGCCGCACCGGCGCCGCGGACCCTGGCAACTCCGAGCTGCCGCTCTACGAGCAGCTGATTCCCTCGCAGCGGCGCAACATCGAGGAGTCCCGGAAGCATGCGCAGGCGGGGGACAATGCGCTCGAGCGCAATGACACCTCGTTGGCCCGGGCCAAGTACCTGGATGCGTTCGCGCTGAATCCGGACCCGGAGCTCGCGCTGAAGCTCGGTGAGCTGTACTGGTATCAAGGCGAGCAGGAAGAGGCCCGAGGCTGGTGGTCGCGGCACCTTCGCGATGTGACCGACTCCAAGGCGCGTGCGCACATCGAGCAGCTCATGAGCGGCTCGGTGGCGCGTCCGTCCAGCCCGTAA
- a CDS encoding TraR/DksA family transcriptional regulator produces the protein MNQKDLKRYKKMLEDSKTSLLESAKKTLVEESSFDTDDLPDEIDLASSEYAQSMVFRLRDREKFLLQKIDRALARIEDGTFGVCERCEEDISPKRLEARPVTTLCIRCKEEQEKKEKSYG, from the coding sequence GTGAACCAGAAAGATCTCAAGCGTTACAAGAAGATGCTCGAGGACAGCAAGACGAGCCTGCTCGAGAGCGCCAAGAAGACCCTGGTGGAGGAGTCGAGTTTCGACACGGATGACCTCCCCGACGAGATTGACCTGGCATCTTCCGAATATGCGCAGTCCATGGTCTTCCGGCTCCGGGACCGGGAGAAGTTCCTGCTGCAGAAGATTGATCGGGCGCTGGCGCGTATCGAAGACGGGACGTTCGGCGTCTGTGAGCGTTGCGAGGAGGACATCTCCCCCAAGCGGTTGGAGGCGCGTCCCGTGACGACGCTCTGCATCCGCTGCAAGGAGGAGCAGGAGAAGAAGGAGAAGTCCTACGGCTGA